One genomic region from Salvia hispanica cultivar TCC Black 2014 chromosome 2, UniMelb_Shisp_WGS_1.0, whole genome shotgun sequence encodes:
- the LOC125206184 gene encoding probable glycosyltransferase At5g03795 has translation MAASAASFPSPPLPQFRAVQKDSVQGLFILLIISSLFFFLYSFSSTKHSIHPPKANLPLQQPWSHVMHNNPFISRESFNPRVDKDGDDNNHELPLPMKRGRDDDYTFHQRSLFMEDYAEMNKSMKIYMYPHNKNDPFANVLQPTDSEPEGNYASEGYFKKALFKSHFLTNDPSEVHLFYLPFSIASLRQDERVGIGGIQSYVKNYVQDISRSYPFWNRTGGADHFYVACHSVGRNAMDKTLQVKLNAIQVVCSSSYFLRGYVSHKDASIPQIWPRRYRPPIHPPSNRDNLAFYAGAMNSRVREYLVKTWVNDSEISVHPKRLNTSYSESLLRSKFCIHANGFEVNTARIGDALYYGCVPVILADQYDLPYADILNWESFSVVLLVSDIPIMKEVLREKVRSGEYLKLHRNVMRVQNHFQWHSLPVDYDAFYMVMYELWLRRSHVKLNI, from the exons ATGGCGGCATCCGCCGCTAGCTTCCCGAGTCCGCCGTTGCCGCAGTTCCGCGCCGTGCAGAAAGATTCCGTCCAAGGCCTATTCATCCTGCTCATAATCAGCtcgttatttttctttttatattcattttctagcACAAAACATAGCATTCACCCTCCTAAAGCTAATCTACCACTTCAACAACCGTGGTCGCACGTTATGCACAACAACCCTTTCATCTCTCGAGAATCATTCAATCCGCGGGTGGACAAGGATGGAGACGACAACAATCATGAATTGCCATTGCCGATGAAAAGAGGTCGTGATg ATGACTATACATTCCACCAGAGAAGTCTATTCATGGAAGACTACGCAGAGATGAACAAGAGCATGAAAATATACATGTACCCACACAACAAAAATGACCCATTCGCAAACGTGCTACAGCCGACGGATTCTGAGCCAGAGGGGAACTACGCAAGCGAGGGCTACTTCAAGAAAGCCCTCTTCAAAAGCCATTTCCTCACAAACGATCCTTCCGAAGTGCACCTCTTCTACCTCCCTTTCTCTATCGCGAGCCTCAGACAAGATGAGAGAGTAGGCATTGGAGGGATTCAATCTTATGTCAAGAACTACGTTCAAGACATTAGTCGAAGCTACCCCTTCTGGAACCGGACAGGCGGCGCAGATCATTTCTACGTCGCCTGCCATTCCGTGGGGCGAAACGCCATGGACAAGACGCTCCAAGTTAAACTCAACGCGATTCAAGTGGTATGCTCCTCTAGCTACTTTTTGCGCGGCTACGTCTCCCATAAAGACGCTTCTATACCGCAGATATGGCCCAGAAGATATCGTCCACCAATCCACCCACCATCTAACAG AGATAATCTTGCATTCTATGCTGGGGCAATGAATTCGCGGGTCCGTGAGTATCTGGTGAAGACGTGGGTGAACGATTCAGAGATCTCAGTGCACCCGAAACGCCTCAATACTTCATACTCGGAGTCTCTCCTGAGGAGCAAGTTCTGCATCCATGCTAATGGATTTGAAGTGAACACAGCTCGAATAGGGGATGCTTTGTATTATGGGTGTGTTCCTGTAATTTTAGCAGATCAATATGATCTTCCATATGCAGACATATTGAATTGGGAGAGTTTCTCGGTTGTTTTGTTGGTTTCGGACATTCCGATCATGAAGGAGGTTCTTAGAGAAAAGGTTAGGTCGGGTGAATATTTGAAGTTGCATAGGAATGTGATGAGAGTGCAGAATCATTTTCAGTGGCATAGTTTGCCGGTTGATTATGATGCATTTTACATGGTTATGTATGAGTTGTGGCTTCGAAGAAGTCATGTGaaacttaatatttaa
- the LOC125207385 gene encoding ubiquitin C-terminal hydrolase 12-like isoform X2: MTMMTPQPLDDDEDEEMLVPNSDSVEVPQPLVEGPLPMEEENAGILENLALGKPQASRFSWTIENFSRVNVKKLYSDVFVVGNYKWRVLIFPRGNNVNALSMYLDAADCATLPYGWNRYAQFSLAIVNQMDNKLTVKKDSQHQFNQREIDWGFTSFMPLSELYDTNKGYLMNDTCIVEADVAVREVNDIWIYDSKKETGFVGLKNQGATCYMNSLLQTLYHIPYFRKAVYHMPTTENDNPTGSIPLALQSLFYKLQYHDTSVATKELTKSFGWDTYDSFMQHDVQELNRVLSEKLEDKMKGTVVEGTIQKLFEGNHMNYIECINVDFKSTRKESFYDLQLDVKGCKDVYASFDKYVEVERLEGDNKYHAEGHGMQDAKKGVLFINFPPVLQLQLKRFEYDFLRDTMVKINDRYEFPLELDLDRDNGKYLSPDADRSIRNLYILHSVLVHSGGVQGGHYYAFIRPKLSDLWYKFDDERVTKEDVERALEDQYGGEEEFPQTNPGYNNTPFKFTKCSNAYMLVYIRVSDKDKIICDVDEKDIAEHLRIRLKKEQEEKEDKRRYKAQAHLYTIIKVARDEDLKEQIGKDAYFDLVDHDKVRNFRIQRQMRFNIFKEEVAKEFGIPVQFQRFWMWAKRQNHTYRPNRPLTPQDEAQTVGSLREISSKVYGAELKLFLEVEFGLDLQSIPLPEITKDDILLFFKLYDPEKEELRYAGRLLVKGTAKPIEILSKLNEMAGFSPDEEIELFEEIKFEPSVMCECLHKRASFLSSQIENGDIICFQKRPSDKWKDKIRFPDVPSYLEYVKNRQVVHVRALERPREDAFCLELAKNHTYDDVVEKIAQQLGLEDPSKIRLTPHNCYSQQPKPNPIKYRSVDHLQEMLMHHNQISDILYYEVLDIPLPELQCIKNLKVTFHHATKDEAAVVNIRLPKQSTVGDVLNEIKKKVELSQPNAELRLLEVFCHKIYKIFPILEKIENINDQHWTLRSEEIPEEEKNLGPNDHLIHVYHFTKEVSQNQVQVQNFGDPFLLAIHEGETVADIKLRIQKKLQVPDEEFSKWKLALLSLGCPEYLEDSNVVSSRFQRREVYGVWKQYLGLEHSVTPPKRAYTIVNQTRHTIDHQAVRISN, encoded by the exons ATGACGATGATGACTCCGCAGCCATTGGATGATGAT gaagatgaagaaatgCTGGTGCCAAACTCAGATTCGGTTGAAGTTCCCCAGCCTTTAGTTGAAGGACCTCTTCCAATGGAAG AGGAAAATGCTGGGATCTTGGAGAATCTGGCCTTGGGTAAACCACAAGCTTCACGTTTCTCGTGGACAATAGAGAACTTTTCTCGAGTGAATGTGAAGAAGCTCTATTCAGATGTCTTCGTTGTTGGGAATTATAAATG GCGGGTGCTTATTTTTCCTAGGGGGAACAATGTGAACGCCTTGTCAATGTATTTGGATGCGGCTGATTGTGCTACCTTACCATATGGGTGGAACAGATATGCGCAGTTTAGCTTGGCTATAGTTAATCAAATGGATAACAAGTTGACAGTGAAAAAAG ATTCCCAGCACCAGTTCAACCAAAGGGAGATTGATTGGGGTTTCACGTCTTTCATGCCTCTTAGTGAGCTGTATGACACCAACAAGGGTTACCTAATGAATGATACTTGTATTGTCGAAGCTGATGTTGCTGTACGTGAAGTCAATGATATTTGGATATATGACTCAAAGAAAGAAACTGGCTTTGTTGGACTTAAGAACCAGGGAGCAACTTGTTATATGAATTCTCTGCTCCAAACTTTGTACCACATTCCTTACTTCAGAAAG GCTGTATATCACATGCCAACAACTGAGAATGATAACCCTACAGGAAGCATACCTTTGGCATTAcagagtttattttataagcTCCAGTATCATGACACCAGCGTAGCTACAAAAGAATTGACTAAATCATTTGGATGGGACACGTATGATTCCTTTATGCAACATGATGTGCAAGAACTGAACAGAGTTTTGTCTGAAAAGCTTGAAGACAAGATGAAG GGAACTGTTGTGGAAGGAACTATACAAAAATTGTTTGAAGGAAACCATATGAATTACATAGAGTGCATCAACGTAGATTTCAAGTCTACTAGAAAAGAATCATTTTATG ACCTTCAGCTTGATGTAAAAGGTTGTAAGGATGTTTATGCTTCATTTGACAAGTATGTAGAAGTCGAACGTCTTGAGGGAGATAACAAATATCATGCAGAAGGACATGGTATGCAG GATGCAAAGAAGGGTGTCTTGTTCATCAACTTCCCTCCAGTTCTCCAGCTTCAATTAAAACGTTTTGAATATGATTTTCTGAGGGATACAATGGTTAAG ATAAATGACCGATATGAATTTCCATTGGAGCTTGATCTAGATAGGGACAATGGAAAGTATTTGTCACCAGATGCAGATAGAAGCATACGAAACCTCTACATACTTCACAG TGTTTTAGTTCACAGCGGCGGGGTGCAAGGTGGACACTATTATGCTTTTATCAGACCAAAACTTTCTGACCTGTG GTATAAGTTTGATGATGAGAGGGTCACGAAAGAAGACGTGGAGAGGGCACTAGAGGATCAGTATGGTGGTGAAGAAGAG TTTCCACAGACAAATCCTGGCTACAACAATACTCCattcaaatttacaaaatgCTCGAATGCATACATGCTTGTGTATATACGAGTGAGCGACAAGGATAAGATTATATGTGATGTGGATGAGAAGGATATTGCAGAACATCTTCGG ATAAGACTGAAAaaagaacaagaagaaaaggaagacAAGAGAAGATACAAAGCACAAGCCCACCTTTACACTATCATCAAG GTTGCTCGAGATGAGGATTTAAAAGAACAGATAGGAAAGGATGCCTATTTTGATCTTGTAGATCATGATAAAGTCCGTAACTTCCGTATCCAGAGGCAGATGCGTTTTAATATCTTCAAG GAAGAAGTTGCAAAAGAGTTTGGTATTCCAGTTCAATTTCAGCGCTTCTGGATGTGGGCAAAAAGGCAGAACCACACTTACCGCCCAAACCGACCATTGACACCCCAGGATGAAGCTCAAACT GTTGGATCTTTAAGGGAAATATCCAGTAAAGTGTACGGTGCAGAGTTGAAATTATTTCTGGAAGTAGAGTTTGGACTG GATTTACAATCAATCCCTCTACCAGAAATAACTAAGGATGACATACTCCTCTTCTTTAAGCTTTATGATCCCGAAAAAGAAGAGCTCCG cTACGCTGGGAGGCTTCTTGTCAAGGGCACAGCAAAGCCCATTGAAATCCTATCAAAGTTAAATGAAATGGCTGGATTTTCCCctgatgaagaaattgaaCTTTTTGAG gaaataaaatttgagccATCTGTAATGTGCGAATGCCTTCATAAAAGAGCTTCATTTTTGTCCAGTCAG ATCGAAAATGGGGATATTATTTGCTTCCAGAAACGACCTTCAGATAAATGGAAAGACAAAATACGTTTCCCTGATGTTCCTTCATACTTGGAGTATGTGAAAAATCGCCAG GTTGTGCATGTTCGAGCCTTGGAGAGGCCCAGGGAAGATGCATTTTGCCTAGAACT AGCGAAGAATCACACATATGATGATGTCGTGGAAAAAATTGCCCAGCAACTTGGCTTGGAGGATCCATCCAAAATTAGGCTTACTCCTCACAATTGCTATTCTCAGCAACCAAAGCCAAATCCGATCAAATATAGATCAGTTGATCATCTGCAAGAGATGCTTATGCACCACAACCAG ATCTCCGATATATTGTATTATGAAGTGCTGGATATTCCGCTTCCAGAGTTGCAGTGTATAAAGAATCTGAAAGTCACCTTCCATCATGCTACAAAAGATGAG GCTGCTGTTGTCAATATTAGATTGCCAAAGCAAAGCACTGTTGGGGATGTTCTCAATGAGATCAAGAAAAAG GTAGAATTGTCTCAACCAAATGCTGAGCTTAGGTTGCTTGAAGTTTTCTGTCATAAAATTTACAAG ATTTTCCCCATCCTTGAGAAAATTGAGAACATAAATGACCAGCATTGGACTTTGCGCTCTGAGGAG ATTCcggaagaagaaaagaatcTTGGGCCCAACGATCACTTGATTCATGTTTACCATTTTACAAAGGAGGTTTCCCAGAATCAAGTG CAAGTACAGAATTTTGGGGACCCATTTTTGTTGGCTATTCATGAAGGTGAAACAGTAGCAGATATTAAACTCCGCATTCAAAAGAAATTGCAGGTCCCAGATGAAGAGTTTTCAAAG TGGAAGCTTGCATTGCTGTCCTTGGGATGTCCAGAGTATCTTGAAGACTCTAATGTTGTCTCCAGTCGTTTCCAG AGAAGAGAAGTTTATGGTGTTTGGAAGCAGTACCTTGGGCTAGAGCACTCTGTTACTCCACCTAAAAGGGCATATACTATTGTGAACCAG ACTCGCCACACAATTGATCATCAGGCGGTTAGAATATCCAATTGA
- the LOC125207385 gene encoding ubiquitin C-terminal hydrolase 12-like isoform X1: MTMMTPQPLDDDEDEEMLVPNSDSVEVPQPLVEGPLPMEEENAGILENLALGKPQASRFSWTIENFSRVNVKKLYSDVFVVGNYKWRVLIFPRGNNVNALSMYLDAADCATLPYGWNRYAQFSLAIVNQMDNKLTVKKDSQHQFNQREIDWGFTSFMPLSELYDTNKGYLMNDTCIVEADVAVREVNDIWIYDSKKETGFVGLKNQGATCYMNSLLQTLYHIPYFRKAVYHMPTTENDNPTGSIPLALQSLFYKLQYHDTSVATKELTKSFGWDTYDSFMQHDVQELNRVLSEKLEDKMKGTVVEGTIQKLFEGNHMNYIECINVDFKSTRKESFYDLQLDVKGCKDVYASFDKYVEVERLEGDNKYHAEGHGMQDAKKGVLFINFPPVLQLQLKRFEYDFLRDTMVKINDRYEFPLELDLDRDNGKYLSPDADRSIRNLYILHSVLVHSGGVQGGHYYAFIRPKLSDLWYKFDDERVTKEDVERALEDQYGGEEEFPQTNPGYNNTPFKFTKCSNAYMLVYIRVSDKDKIICDVDEKDIAEHLRIRLKKEQEEKEDKRRYKAQAHLYTIIKVARDEDLKEQIGKDAYFDLVDHDKVRNFRIQRQMRFNIFKEEVAKEFGIPVQFQRFWMWAKRQNHTYRPNRPLTPQDEAQTVGSLREISSKVYGAELKLFLEVEFGLDLQSIPLPEITKDDILLFFKLYDPEKEELRYAGRLLVKGTAKPIEILSKLNEMAGFSPDEEIELFEEIKFEPSVMCECLHKRASFLSSQIENGDIICFQKRPSDKWKDKIRFPDVPSYLEYVKNRQVVHVRALERPREDAFCLELAKNHTYDDVVEKIAQQLGLEDPSKIRLTPHNCYSQQPKPNPIKYRSVDHLQEMLMHHNQISDILYYEVLDIPLPELQCIKNLKVTFHHATKDEAAVVNIRLPKQSTVGDVLNEIKKKVELSQPNAELRLLEVFCHKIYKIFPILEKIENINDQHWTLRSEEIPEEEKNLGPNDHLIHVYHFTKEVSQNQVQVQNFGDPFLLAIHEGETVADIKLRIQKKLQVPDEEFSKWKLALLSLGCPEYLEDSNVVSSRFQVQRREVYGVWKQYLGLEHSVTPPKRAYTIVNQTRHTIDHQAVRISN; this comes from the exons ATGACGATGATGACTCCGCAGCCATTGGATGATGAT gaagatgaagaaatgCTGGTGCCAAACTCAGATTCGGTTGAAGTTCCCCAGCCTTTAGTTGAAGGACCTCTTCCAATGGAAG AGGAAAATGCTGGGATCTTGGAGAATCTGGCCTTGGGTAAACCACAAGCTTCACGTTTCTCGTGGACAATAGAGAACTTTTCTCGAGTGAATGTGAAGAAGCTCTATTCAGATGTCTTCGTTGTTGGGAATTATAAATG GCGGGTGCTTATTTTTCCTAGGGGGAACAATGTGAACGCCTTGTCAATGTATTTGGATGCGGCTGATTGTGCTACCTTACCATATGGGTGGAACAGATATGCGCAGTTTAGCTTGGCTATAGTTAATCAAATGGATAACAAGTTGACAGTGAAAAAAG ATTCCCAGCACCAGTTCAACCAAAGGGAGATTGATTGGGGTTTCACGTCTTTCATGCCTCTTAGTGAGCTGTATGACACCAACAAGGGTTACCTAATGAATGATACTTGTATTGTCGAAGCTGATGTTGCTGTACGTGAAGTCAATGATATTTGGATATATGACTCAAAGAAAGAAACTGGCTTTGTTGGACTTAAGAACCAGGGAGCAACTTGTTATATGAATTCTCTGCTCCAAACTTTGTACCACATTCCTTACTTCAGAAAG GCTGTATATCACATGCCAACAACTGAGAATGATAACCCTACAGGAAGCATACCTTTGGCATTAcagagtttattttataagcTCCAGTATCATGACACCAGCGTAGCTACAAAAGAATTGACTAAATCATTTGGATGGGACACGTATGATTCCTTTATGCAACATGATGTGCAAGAACTGAACAGAGTTTTGTCTGAAAAGCTTGAAGACAAGATGAAG GGAACTGTTGTGGAAGGAACTATACAAAAATTGTTTGAAGGAAACCATATGAATTACATAGAGTGCATCAACGTAGATTTCAAGTCTACTAGAAAAGAATCATTTTATG ACCTTCAGCTTGATGTAAAAGGTTGTAAGGATGTTTATGCTTCATTTGACAAGTATGTAGAAGTCGAACGTCTTGAGGGAGATAACAAATATCATGCAGAAGGACATGGTATGCAG GATGCAAAGAAGGGTGTCTTGTTCATCAACTTCCCTCCAGTTCTCCAGCTTCAATTAAAACGTTTTGAATATGATTTTCTGAGGGATACAATGGTTAAG ATAAATGACCGATATGAATTTCCATTGGAGCTTGATCTAGATAGGGACAATGGAAAGTATTTGTCACCAGATGCAGATAGAAGCATACGAAACCTCTACATACTTCACAG TGTTTTAGTTCACAGCGGCGGGGTGCAAGGTGGACACTATTATGCTTTTATCAGACCAAAACTTTCTGACCTGTG GTATAAGTTTGATGATGAGAGGGTCACGAAAGAAGACGTGGAGAGGGCACTAGAGGATCAGTATGGTGGTGAAGAAGAG TTTCCACAGACAAATCCTGGCTACAACAATACTCCattcaaatttacaaaatgCTCGAATGCATACATGCTTGTGTATATACGAGTGAGCGACAAGGATAAGATTATATGTGATGTGGATGAGAAGGATATTGCAGAACATCTTCGG ATAAGACTGAAAaaagaacaagaagaaaaggaagacAAGAGAAGATACAAAGCACAAGCCCACCTTTACACTATCATCAAG GTTGCTCGAGATGAGGATTTAAAAGAACAGATAGGAAAGGATGCCTATTTTGATCTTGTAGATCATGATAAAGTCCGTAACTTCCGTATCCAGAGGCAGATGCGTTTTAATATCTTCAAG GAAGAAGTTGCAAAAGAGTTTGGTATTCCAGTTCAATTTCAGCGCTTCTGGATGTGGGCAAAAAGGCAGAACCACACTTACCGCCCAAACCGACCATTGACACCCCAGGATGAAGCTCAAACT GTTGGATCTTTAAGGGAAATATCCAGTAAAGTGTACGGTGCAGAGTTGAAATTATTTCTGGAAGTAGAGTTTGGACTG GATTTACAATCAATCCCTCTACCAGAAATAACTAAGGATGACATACTCCTCTTCTTTAAGCTTTATGATCCCGAAAAAGAAGAGCTCCG cTACGCTGGGAGGCTTCTTGTCAAGGGCACAGCAAAGCCCATTGAAATCCTATCAAAGTTAAATGAAATGGCTGGATTTTCCCctgatgaagaaattgaaCTTTTTGAG gaaataaaatttgagccATCTGTAATGTGCGAATGCCTTCATAAAAGAGCTTCATTTTTGTCCAGTCAG ATCGAAAATGGGGATATTATTTGCTTCCAGAAACGACCTTCAGATAAATGGAAAGACAAAATACGTTTCCCTGATGTTCCTTCATACTTGGAGTATGTGAAAAATCGCCAG GTTGTGCATGTTCGAGCCTTGGAGAGGCCCAGGGAAGATGCATTTTGCCTAGAACT AGCGAAGAATCACACATATGATGATGTCGTGGAAAAAATTGCCCAGCAACTTGGCTTGGAGGATCCATCCAAAATTAGGCTTACTCCTCACAATTGCTATTCTCAGCAACCAAAGCCAAATCCGATCAAATATAGATCAGTTGATCATCTGCAAGAGATGCTTATGCACCACAACCAG ATCTCCGATATATTGTATTATGAAGTGCTGGATATTCCGCTTCCAGAGTTGCAGTGTATAAAGAATCTGAAAGTCACCTTCCATCATGCTACAAAAGATGAG GCTGCTGTTGTCAATATTAGATTGCCAAAGCAAAGCACTGTTGGGGATGTTCTCAATGAGATCAAGAAAAAG GTAGAATTGTCTCAACCAAATGCTGAGCTTAGGTTGCTTGAAGTTTTCTGTCATAAAATTTACAAG ATTTTCCCCATCCTTGAGAAAATTGAGAACATAAATGACCAGCATTGGACTTTGCGCTCTGAGGAG ATTCcggaagaagaaaagaatcTTGGGCCCAACGATCACTTGATTCATGTTTACCATTTTACAAAGGAGGTTTCCCAGAATCAAGTG CAAGTACAGAATTTTGGGGACCCATTTTTGTTGGCTATTCATGAAGGTGAAACAGTAGCAGATATTAAACTCCGCATTCAAAAGAAATTGCAGGTCCCAGATGAAGAGTTTTCAAAG TGGAAGCTTGCATTGCTGTCCTTGGGATGTCCAGAGTATCTTGAAGACTCTAATGTTGTCTCCAGTCGTTTCCAGGTCCAG AGAAGAGAAGTTTATGGTGTTTGGAAGCAGTACCTTGGGCTAGAGCACTCTGTTACTCCACCTAAAAGGGCATATACTATTGTGAACCAG ACTCGCCACACAATTGATCATCAGGCGGTTAGAATATCCAATTGA